The Longimicrobium sp. genome has a window encoding:
- a CDS encoding sodium:solute symporter family transporter: FMMPFYYGSRARSVPEYLKLRFDEKTRGLNAISFATMTVFSSGISMYAMGLLLGVLLGWDFNFSVLVSALIVLAYILLGGLTSAIYNEVLQFFLIVAGFIPLVYLGMKDVGGWSGLTERLAVTAQNAGFAPGAYTQSWQHMASAAQNPMGVEWFGVAMGLGFVLSFGYWTTDFLVVQRAMAADSMSAARRTPLIAAFPKMLFPALVILPGMIAIALTTQAGASGFALPAKADGSLNYDLAIPMMLGHYFPPGMLGLGLTALMASFMSGMAGNVTAFNTVWTYDIYQAYIRKGASDAHYLWMGRMATVGGIALSVATAYATTQFNNIMDMLQLVFAFVNAPLFATFLLGMFWRRSTGHGAFTGLVAGTAAAAIHHGLSLPAGSGVGIKGGWLGSVMTHYPSEMAQNFWTAIWAWTTCFVVTIAVSLVTKPRPAEELRGLVYSLTERPRDEGEPWYRRPGPLAVVVLAMTLALNIIFF, from the coding sequence CTTCATGATGCCCTTCTACTACGGCTCGCGCGCGCGCTCGGTGCCCGAGTACCTGAAGCTGCGCTTCGACGAGAAGACGCGCGGGCTGAACGCCATCTCGTTCGCCACCATGACCGTGTTCTCGTCCGGCATCTCCATGTACGCCATGGGGCTCCTGCTGGGCGTGCTGCTGGGGTGGGACTTCAACTTCAGCGTGCTGGTGTCGGCGCTCATCGTGCTGGCGTACATCCTCCTGGGCGGCCTGACGTCGGCCATCTACAACGAGGTGCTGCAGTTCTTCCTGATCGTCGCCGGCTTCATTCCGCTGGTGTACCTGGGGATGAAGGACGTGGGCGGCTGGTCGGGCCTCACCGAGCGGCTGGCCGTGACGGCGCAGAACGCGGGGTTCGCCCCCGGCGCGTACACGCAGTCGTGGCAGCACATGGCCTCGGCCGCGCAGAACCCGATGGGGGTGGAGTGGTTCGGCGTGGCGATGGGGCTGGGCTTCGTGCTCTCGTTCGGCTACTGGACCACGGACTTCCTGGTCGTGCAGCGGGCGATGGCGGCGGACAGCATGTCGGCCGCGCGCCGCACGCCGCTGATCGCGGCCTTCCCCAAGATGCTCTTTCCCGCGCTGGTCATCCTTCCCGGGATGATCGCCATCGCGCTGACCACCCAGGCGGGCGCCAGCGGCTTCGCGCTTCCCGCCAAGGCCGACGGGTCGCTGAACTACGACCTGGCCATCCCCATGATGCTGGGCCACTACTTTCCCCCGGGAATGCTGGGGCTGGGGCTGACGGCGCTGATGGCGTCGTTCATGTCGGGGATGGCGGGCAACGTCACCGCCTTCAACACGGTGTGGACGTACGACATCTACCAGGCCTACATCCGCAAGGGCGCGAGCGACGCGCACTACCTGTGGATGGGGCGGATGGCCACGGTGGGCGGCATTGCGCTCTCGGTTGCGACGGCGTACGCGACGACGCAGTTCAACAACATCATGGACATGCTGCAGCTGGTGTTCGCCTTCGTGAACGCCCCGCTGTTCGCCACCTTCCTGCTCGGGATGTTCTGGCGCCGCAGCACCGGCCATGGCGCGTTCACCGGCCTGGTGGCGGGGACCGCCGCCGCGGCCATCCACCACGGCCTTTCGCTGCCGGCGGGCTCCGGCGTGGGCATCAAGGGCGGATGGCTGGGTTCGGTGATGACCCACTATCCCAGCGAGATGGCGCAGAATTTCTGGACGGCCATCTGGGCGTGGACCACCTGCTTCGTGGTGACCATCGCCGTCAGCCTGGTGACGAAGCCGCGCCCGGCCGAGGAGCTGCGCGGGCTGGTGTACTCGCTGACGGAGCGGCCGCGCGACGAGGGTGAGCCCTGGTACCGCCGCCCGGGGCCGCTCGCCGTCGTGGTGCTGGCGATGACGCTGGCGCTGAACATCATCTTCTTCTAG
- a CDS encoding MGH1-like glycoside hydrolase domain-containing protein, with protein MNSPLRALAAAGAVAASAGALSAQRELYRSGAFTVTDTSVQQGRFAAVALSRDSIVSTYPRAGREMHFRFSLDGVDNEFPSGTEHTLYVRPTNGAIVSPVYVFGEEQPPFIPTPEAYSTSEEGVAQVTIRLDLRQVLREMERTGQYDPPQGPPIRRADFRSVYAIGDVEPLSWDARGLRPGSPAQLRDEDGDGIYTLTLPVQAQYTRPLADAGRAVWTRQADVSAFPQLRSPERMVDALYRMSLEELTQLVREDGALSAGAKWPGVWTRDVSYASVLALAVVAPDAVKRSLLAKVDSAGRIIQDTGTGGSWPISTDRMTWALAAWELYAVTGDRDWLRQAYDIISRSAEADLHAIFDPATGLATGETSFMDWREQSYPRWMEPRDIARSAGTSTNVVHYATYRILANMSSALGQPADYWANVAEGLRTAINQHLWMPDAGYYAVFRYGRGYSSLAPRSDALAQALAVIYGVAEPEQQALISARAPMVEFGAPTFWPYIPGIPSYHNAAIWPFVNAYSLWAAAEAGNTAAVEHGLASIYRPAALFLTNKENMMASTGHFDGTELNSDRQLWSVAGNLAASYRVLFGMRFRPQGLAFRPMVPRGYQGERTLSNLRYRGSTLSITVRGFGDGVASAALDGQPLERAEIPATLTGEHVVEITMNGRWPAGRVNLVENRWAPDTPSATLRGDVLSWSPVPGAVRYVVHRNGRPAATTTETHVSLGRLDRVAEYQVLAVDSTGLQSFLSAPVLMARDEAVVVARPRGAPLEREHEGFTGPGYVRVTREANTSVEFPVILTCGGEYVVDARYANGSGPINTDAKAAIRTLLVDGKPAGVLVMPQRGTDRWNEWGYGTSLRVNLSPGGHRLTLAYTPLDENMDRRVNTALLDHLRLIHLSPASECR; from the coding sequence ATGAACTCTCCTCTTCGCGCGCTCGCCGCCGCCGGCGCGGTGGCCGCTTCGGCGGGCGCGCTCTCCGCGCAGCGTGAGCTGTATCGATCCGGCGCGTTCACCGTCACCGACACCTCCGTGCAGCAGGGACGGTTCGCGGCGGTGGCCCTCTCGCGCGACAGCATCGTCAGCACGTATCCGCGGGCCGGGCGCGAGATGCACTTCCGCTTCAGCCTCGACGGGGTGGACAACGAGTTTCCGTCCGGGACGGAGCACACGTTGTACGTCCGCCCCACGAACGGCGCCATCGTCTCGCCCGTGTACGTCTTCGGGGAGGAGCAGCCGCCGTTCATCCCCACCCCCGAGGCGTATTCGACGAGCGAGGAGGGGGTCGCGCAGGTGACCATCCGCCTGGATCTGCGCCAGGTGCTACGCGAAATGGAGCGGACGGGCCAGTACGATCCGCCGCAGGGCCCGCCCATCCGGCGCGCGGACTTCCGGAGCGTGTACGCCATCGGCGACGTGGAGCCGCTGAGCTGGGACGCGCGCGGCCTGCGCCCCGGCTCGCCCGCGCAGCTGCGGGACGAGGATGGCGACGGCATCTACACGCTGACGCTGCCCGTCCAGGCGCAGTACACGCGTCCGCTGGCGGATGCGGGACGGGCCGTGTGGACGCGGCAGGCGGACGTGTCGGCGTTCCCGCAGTTGCGCTCGCCGGAACGGATGGTGGATGCGCTCTATCGCATGTCGCTGGAGGAGTTGACGCAGCTGGTGCGGGAGGATGGCGCGCTGTCCGCCGGGGCCAAGTGGCCGGGCGTGTGGACGCGCGACGTGTCGTATGCGTCCGTGCTCGCCCTGGCCGTCGTGGCGCCGGACGCGGTGAAGCGCAGCCTCCTGGCCAAGGTCGATTCCGCCGGGCGCATCATCCAGGACACGGGGACGGGCGGCTCCTGGCCCATCTCCACCGACCGGATGACGTGGGCGCTGGCCGCGTGGGAGCTGTACGCGGTGACGGGCGACCGCGACTGGCTGCGGCAGGCGTACGACATCATCAGCCGTTCGGCGGAAGCGGATTTGCACGCCATCTTCGACCCGGCGACGGGGCTGGCGACGGGTGAGACGTCGTTCATGGACTGGCGGGAGCAGTCGTACCCCCGGTGGATGGAACCGCGCGACATCGCTCGGTCCGCCGGCACGAGCACCAACGTCGTCCACTACGCCACGTATCGGATCCTGGCGAACATGTCGTCCGCGCTGGGCCAGCCGGCGGACTACTGGGCAAACGTGGCGGAGGGCCTGCGCACGGCCATCAACCAGCACCTGTGGATGCCGGACGCGGGATACTACGCCGTCTTCCGCTACGGGCGCGGCTATTCGTCCCTGGCCCCGCGCTCCGACGCGCTGGCCCAGGCGCTGGCTGTCATCTACGGCGTGGCGGAGCCCGAGCAGCAGGCGCTGATCTCGGCCCGCGCGCCGATGGTGGAGTTCGGCGCGCCGACGTTCTGGCCGTACATCCCCGGCATCCCCTCGTACCACAACGCGGCGATCTGGCCGTTCGTCAACGCGTACTCGCTTTGGGCCGCGGCGGAAGCGGGGAACACCGCCGCGGTGGAGCACGGGCTGGCCTCCATCTACCGTCCAGCCGCGCTGTTCCTGACCAACAAGGAAAACATGATGGCCAGCACGGGCCACTTCGACGGGACGGAGCTGAACTCCGACCGCCAGTTGTGGAGCGTCGCCGGCAACCTGGCCGCCAGCTACCGCGTGCTCTTCGGGATGCGCTTTCGGCCGCAAGGGCTGGCCTTCCGCCCCATGGTGCCGCGCGGCTACCAGGGCGAGCGGACGCTTTCCAACCTGCGCTACCGCGGGTCGACGCTGTCGATCACCGTACGCGGCTTCGGTGACGGCGTGGCGAGCGCGGCGCTGGACGGGCAGCCGCTGGAGCGCGCGGAGATTCCGGCGACGCTCACGGGTGAGCACGTGGTGGAGATCACGATGAACGGGCGGTGGCCGGCGGGGCGCGTCAACCTCGTCGAGAACCGCTGGGCGCCCGACACGCCATCCGCTACGCTGCGCGGAGACGTGCTGTCGTGGTCGCCGGTGCCGGGCGCGGTGCGCTACGTCGTGCACCGCAACGGGCGCCCGGCCGCGACGACGACGGAGACGCACGTTTCGCTCGGCCGGCTGGACCGCGTGGCGGAGTACCAGGTGCTGGCGGTGGATTCCACCGGGCTGCAGTCGTTCCTGAGCGCCCCGGTGCTGATGGCGCGCGACGAGGCCGTTGTCGTGGCGCGGCCGCGCGGAGCGCCGCTGGAGCGCGAGCACGAGGGCTTTACGGGCCCGGGCTACGTGCGGGTGACGCGCGAGGCGAACACGAGCGTGGAGTTTCCGGTGATCCTGACGTGTGGCGGCGAGTACGTGGTCGATGCGCGCTACGCCAACGGCAGCGGGCCCATCAACACCGACGCGAAGGCCGCCATTCGCACGCTGCTGGTGGATGGGAAGCCCGCGGGCGTGCTGGTGATGCCGCAGCGCGGAACGGACCGCTGGAACGAGTGGGGCTACGGCACGTCGCTGCGGGTGAACCTGTCGCCGGGCGGGCACCGACTTACGCTCGCGTACACGCCGCTGGACGAGAACATGGATCGGCGAGTGAACACGGCGCTGTTGGACCACCTGCGCCTGATCCACCTCTCGCCAGCTTCCGAGTGCCGGTGA
- a CDS encoding type II toxin-antitoxin system RelE/ParE family toxin codes for MEGGLKKVPARFWSNAGGTEPVRDWLQSLDKHDRRTIGGDIATVEYGWPVGMPTCRSMGAGLWEVRTNLADNRIARVLFCFCQGHLVLLHGFIKKTRKTPDDELALARKRQKELEP; via the coding sequence GTGGAAGGTGGGCTGAAGAAGGTTCCTGCGAGATTCTGGAGCAACGCTGGTGGAACAGAGCCTGTGCGCGACTGGCTTCAGAGTCTCGACAAGCACGACCGCAGGACGATTGGTGGGGACATCGCGACGGTGGAGTACGGCTGGCCCGTGGGCATGCCGACCTGCCGCTCGATGGGGGCAGGCCTGTGGGAGGTACGGACGAACCTGGCCGACAACCGGATCGCCCGTGTGCTCTTCTGCTTCTGCCAGGGGCATCTCGTTCTCCTGCACGGGTTCATCAAGAAGACCAGGAAAACGCCGGACGACGAGTTGGCGCTCGCCCGGAAACGCCAGAAGGAGCTAGAACCATGA
- a CDS encoding helix-turn-helix transcriptional regulator, whose translation MNNPHIGSSFESFLEQEGIRDEVEGLAQKRVFTWQIREAMEQAGLSKAALAARMQTSRTQVERLLDPDNSKVQLDTLQRAAQAVGRTLRVELV comes from the coding sequence ATGAACAATCCGCACATCGGCAGCTCGTTCGAGAGCTTTCTGGAGCAGGAAGGGATTCGCGACGAGGTGGAGGGGCTCGCGCAGAAGCGGGTTTTCACCTGGCAGATCCGGGAGGCCATGGAGCAGGCTGGCCTGTCCAAGGCTGCACTGGCGGCGCGGATGCAGACGAGCCGAACGCAGGTGGAGCGGCTGCTGGACCCCGACAACAGCAAGGTGCAGCTCGACACGCTTCAGCGCGCCGCCCAAGCCGTCGGCCGCACGCTGCGGGTGGAGCTGGTCTGA
- a CDS encoding MFS transporter yields the protein MSFGFLGIQFGWGLQLANMSAIYERLGARPDEVPILWLAAPMTGLLVQPIIGALSDRTWGRLGRRRPYFLTGAILSSIALFFMPTSTSLWMAASLLWILDASINVSMEPFRAFVADKLDASQRTAGFVMQSFFIGVGASLANALPYIFGQMGVTGTTASGIPLTVKYSFQLGAVVFLLAVLWTVFTTSEAPPEDMEAFERERRERAGVGALFAEIGAAITNMPKTMKQLAVVQFFTWLGLFCMWMFFVPTVARHVFGATDPDSELYARGIEWGGITFAFYSITTFVVAFALPAVARATSRKATHALALTCGAIGLLSVSVIHNQYVLLLTMVGVGIAWASILSMPYAILSTALPAARMGVYMGVFNFFIVIPEILASLGFGPLIRAVYGQDNPNTSLYMVMTGGVSLLIAAASVMLVHDAGDAGVDTVIGGDQHEPLTVQGSVQPVPSSGLVDPEENR from the coding sequence ATGAGCTTCGGCTTCCTGGGCATCCAGTTCGGCTGGGGGCTGCAGCTGGCCAACATGTCGGCGATCTACGAACGGCTGGGGGCGCGGCCGGACGAGGTGCCCATCCTGTGGCTGGCGGCGCCCATGACGGGGCTGCTGGTGCAGCCCATCATCGGCGCGCTCAGCGACCGCACGTGGGGCCGGCTGGGACGGCGGCGGCCCTACTTCCTGACGGGCGCCATCCTGTCGTCCATCGCCCTGTTCTTCATGCCGACCTCCACCTCGTTGTGGATGGCGGCGTCGCTGCTGTGGATCCTGGATGCGTCCATCAACGTGTCCATGGAGCCGTTCCGGGCCTTCGTGGCCGACAAGCTCGATGCCAGCCAGCGTACGGCGGGCTTCGTAATGCAGTCGTTCTTCATTGGCGTGGGCGCCAGCCTGGCGAATGCGCTGCCGTACATCTTCGGCCAGATGGGCGTGACGGGCACCACGGCCAGCGGCATTCCGCTGACGGTGAAGTACTCGTTCCAGCTGGGCGCCGTGGTGTTCCTGCTGGCGGTGCTGTGGACGGTGTTCACCACCAGCGAGGCGCCGCCGGAAGACATGGAGGCGTTCGAACGCGAGCGGCGCGAACGGGCCGGCGTGGGCGCGCTGTTCGCGGAGATCGGCGCGGCCATCACCAACATGCCCAAGACCATGAAGCAGCTGGCCGTCGTCCAGTTCTTCACCTGGCTGGGGCTGTTCTGCATGTGGATGTTCTTCGTGCCCACGGTGGCCCGCCACGTGTTCGGCGCCACCGATCCCGACTCGGAGCTGTACGCGCGCGGCATCGAATGGGGCGGGATCACCTTCGCCTTCTACTCCATCACCACGTTCGTGGTGGCGTTCGCCCTGCCGGCGGTCGCGCGGGCCACCAGCCGCAAAGCGACGCACGCGCTGGCGCTCACCTGTGGCGCCATCGGCCTGCTGAGCGTGTCGGTGATCCACAACCAGTACGTGCTGCTGCTGACCATGGTGGGGGTGGGCATCGCGTGGGCGTCCATCCTGTCGATGCCCTACGCCATCCTTTCCACCGCGCTCCCCGCGGCGCGGATGGGCGTGTACATGGGCGTGTTCAACTTCTTCATCGTCATCCCCGAGATCCTGGCGTCGCTGGGCTTCGGCCCGCTGATCCGCGCGGTGTACGGGCAGGACAACCCGAACACGTCGCTGTACATGGTGATGACCGGCGGCGTTTCGCTGCTGATTGCGGCAGCCTCGGTGATGCTGGTGCACGACGCGGGCGACGCGGGCGTGGACACCGTGATCGGCGGCGACCAGCACGAGCCGCTGACCGTGCAGGGCTCGGTGCAGCCGGTGCCGAGCAGCGGCCTCGTGGATCCTGAAGAGAACAGATAA
- a CDS encoding alpha/beta hydrolase-fold protein — translation MTAVHRHIRHTGALVAGAFLLGAAPASAQLTVRLTVPRNTPPGATIYLAGSFNGWNPASPDYRLAREASGEYAITLHEDVRGPVDFKFTLGSWDAAESDSTGADAPNRRFVVPATGAATYAGSVAGWRDGSPRPARPSTASRSVTVLDTAFAIPQLGRTRRVWIYLPPDYATTTKTYPVLYMHDAQNVFDDATSYAGEWGVDETLDSLHAAGDWGAIVVAVDNGGQRRLDEYSPWTHPRHGGGEGDAYVDFLANTLKPYIDARYRTRPDRLNTGVAGSSMGGLISLYAALKYPDVFGRAGVFSPAFWFSEQNFAFARAARPLGGERFYLVTGAREGDAPQVYENDHRRMVDTLAAAGFRVGRQVVGYVREDGTHSEGFWRREFPAAYRWMFGGGTDCP, via the coding sequence ATGACCGCCGTCCATCGCCACATCCGCCACACCGGCGCACTCGTCGCCGGCGCATTCCTGCTGGGCGCCGCGCCCGCGAGCGCGCAGCTCACCGTGCGCCTCACCGTCCCACGGAACACGCCGCCGGGGGCGACGATCTACCTCGCGGGTTCGTTCAACGGGTGGAATCCCGCGTCGCCCGACTACCGGCTGGCGCGCGAGGCGTCCGGCGAGTACGCGATCACCCTGCACGAGGACGTGCGCGGCCCCGTGGACTTCAAGTTCACCCTGGGCTCGTGGGACGCGGCGGAGAGCGACAGCACGGGCGCGGATGCCCCCAACCGCCGCTTCGTCGTGCCGGCCACCGGAGCGGCGACGTACGCCGGATCGGTGGCGGGATGGCGCGACGGCAGCCCGCGCCCGGCACGTCCGTCCACGGCCAGCCGATCCGTGACGGTGCTCGACACCGCGTTCGCCATCCCGCAGCTGGGCCGCACGCGCCGCGTGTGGATCTACCTGCCGCCGGACTACGCCACGACCACCAAGACGTATCCCGTGCTGTACATGCACGACGCGCAGAACGTGTTCGACGATGCCACCAGCTACGCGGGCGAGTGGGGGGTGGACGAGACGCTCGACAGCCTGCACGCGGCGGGCGACTGGGGGGCCATCGTCGTCGCGGTGGACAACGGCGGGCAGCGCCGCCTGGACGAGTATTCGCCGTGGACGCATCCCCGCCACGGCGGCGGCGAGGGCGATGCGTACGTCGATTTCCTGGCGAACACGCTCAAGCCGTACATCGACGCGCGCTACCGCACCCGGCCGGACCGGCTGAACACGGGCGTCGCGGGGAGCAGCATGGGCGGGCTGATCTCGCTCTACGCGGCGCTGAAGTACCCTGACGTATTCGGCCGGGCGGGCGTGTTCTCTCCCGCGTTCTGGTTCAGCGAGCAGAACTTCGCGTTCGCCCGCGCGGCGCGTCCGCTCGGGGGCGAGCGCTTCTACCTGGTCACGGGCGCGCGCGAGGGCGATGCGCCGCAGGTGTACGAGAACGACCACCGGCGGATGGTGGATACGCTCGCCGCAGCCGGATTCCGCGTGGGCCGCCAGGTGGTGGGCTACGTGCGGGAGGACGGGACGCACTCCGAAGGGTTCTGGAGGCGCGAGTTTCCGGCGGCGTACCGGTGGATGTTCGGCGGGGGAACCGACTGCCCGTAG
- a CDS encoding glycoside hydrolase family 97 protein encodes MHARMWPLVAGAALGLSLSASRAEAQDSLRVASPDGKNTVTVHVRDGGLYYAVSRNGQPVLLPSRLGFAFRGGDSLRSALRITGSSRNTVDQSWTQPWGEVARVRDHHHELRVRIAEDRAPNRRFAVVFRAFDDGVGFRYELADSAGFRDFEMMEELTEFALADNARAWWIPSNRPEPDRQEILYSSSPVSRLDSVHTPLTLQMTSGVQVVIHEANLVDYAGMYLARTSNRTLQSTLARWADGVAVRGRAPFVTPWRTIQLADRPEDLHPSVLTLKLNPPSRIADTRWITPMKYNGVWWGLHINTETWGQGPKHGARTENVKRYMDFAAANGFGGTLVEGWNLGWDQDWFNTMKADFSFTQPYPDFDLAEVAAYARQRGMTLIGHHETATMIDPYERQLDSAMALYNRVGVRAVKTGYVGDRTEHGHAHQSQFMVRHHRRVIEAAARNGIMVNVHEPIKDTGERRTWPNMLSREGARGMEYNAWGGEGGNPPEHETILFFTRMVSGPMDFTPGIFDILIQRPSGTPRQPHDARPRTTLAKQLALYVVLYSPLQMAADLPENYAGQPAFQFIRDVAVDWDTTVVIDGEIGDHVIVARKQRGADDWFLGAISDEEGRAFDVPLSFLPAGRNYVAEIYADGPGADWRDNPLPITISQQQVTSGTTLRIQMAPGGGQAIRFRPAR; translated from the coding sequence ATGCACGCTCGGATGTGGCCCCTTGTAGCCGGCGCGGCGCTGGGCCTGAGCCTGTCCGCCAGCCGCGCGGAGGCGCAGGACTCGTTGCGGGTCGCCTCGCCGGACGGAAAGAACACGGTGACGGTACACGTTCGCGATGGCGGCCTGTACTACGCGGTCAGCCGCAACGGCCAGCCGGTGCTGCTTCCCTCGCGGCTGGGCTTCGCCTTTCGGGGCGGCGACTCGCTGCGCAGCGCGCTCCGCATCACGGGAAGCTCGCGCAACACGGTGGACCAGAGCTGGACGCAGCCGTGGGGCGAGGTGGCGCGCGTGCGCGACCATCACCACGAGCTGCGCGTGCGTATCGCCGAGGACCGGGCGCCCAACCGCCGCTTCGCCGTGGTGTTCCGCGCCTTCGACGACGGCGTGGGTTTTCGCTACGAGCTGGCCGACAGCGCCGGCTTCCGCGACTTCGAGATGATGGAGGAGCTGACGGAGTTCGCCCTGGCCGACAACGCGCGCGCCTGGTGGATTCCCAGCAACCGCCCCGAGCCGGACCGGCAGGAGATCCTCTACTCGTCGTCGCCCGTCAGCCGGCTTGACTCGGTGCACACGCCGCTGACGCTGCAGATGACCAGCGGCGTGCAGGTCGTGATCCACGAGGCCAACCTGGTGGACTACGCCGGGATGTACCTGGCGCGGACATCGAACCGCACCCTGCAGTCCACCCTGGCGCGCTGGGCGGACGGGGTGGCGGTGCGCGGGCGGGCGCCGTTCGTCACCCCCTGGCGAACCATCCAGCTGGCGGACCGGCCCGAAGACCTGCATCCCTCCGTCCTCACGCTGAAGCTGAACCCGCCCAGCCGCATCGCCGACACGCGGTGGATCACGCCCATGAAGTACAACGGGGTGTGGTGGGGCTTGCACATCAACACCGAGACCTGGGGGCAGGGGCCGAAGCACGGTGCGCGGACGGAGAACGTCAAGCGCTACATGGACTTTGCCGCGGCCAACGGGTTCGGCGGCACGCTGGTGGAGGGGTGGAACCTGGGGTGGGACCAGGACTGGTTCAACACCATGAAGGCCGACTTCTCCTTCACGCAGCCGTATCCCGACTTCGACCTGGCGGAGGTGGCCGCGTACGCCCGGCAGCGCGGGATGACGCTGATCGGGCACCACGAGACGGCCACGATGATCGATCCGTACGAGCGCCAGCTGGACTCGGCCATGGCGTTGTACAACCGCGTGGGCGTCCGCGCCGTGAAGACGGGGTACGTGGGCGACAGGACCGAGCACGGCCACGCGCACCAGTCGCAGTTCATGGTGCGCCACCACCGCCGGGTGATCGAGGCGGCGGCGCGCAACGGCATCATGGTCAACGTGCACGAGCCCATCAAGGACACGGGCGAGCGGCGCACCTGGCCCAACATGCTGTCGCGCGAGGGGGCGCGGGGGATGGAGTACAACGCGTGGGGCGGCGAGGGGGGCAACCCGCCGGAGCACGAGACCATCCTCTTCTTCACGCGGATGGTCTCCGGGCCGATGGACTTCACTCCCGGCATCTTCGACATCCTCATCCAGCGCCCCAGCGGCACGCCGCGGCAGCCCCACGACGCGCGGCCGCGCACCACGCTCGCCAAGCAGCTGGCGCTGTACGTGGTTCTCTACTCGCCGCTGCAGATGGCGGCGGACCTGCCGGAGAACTACGCGGGGCAGCCGGCCTTCCAGTTCATCCGCGACGTGGCGGTGGATTGGGACACGACCGTCGTGATCGACGGCGAGATCGGCGACCACGTGATCGTCGCGCGCAAGCAGCGCGGGGCGGACGACTGGTTCCTGGGCGCCATCAGCGACGAAGAGGGGCGAGCGTTCGACGTGCCGCTCTCCTTCCTCCCCGCGGGCCGCAACTACGTCGCGGAGATCTACGCCGACGGCCCGGGTGCCGACTGGCGCGACAACCCGCTGCCGATCACCATCTCGCAGCAGCAGGTGACCTCGGGCACCACGCTGCGCATCCAGATGGCACCCGGCGGCGGCCAGGCGATCCGCTTCCGCCCGGCGCGCTGA